One window from the genome of Blastopirellula retiformator encodes:
- a CDS encoding oxidoreductase: MLLPPEEHAANGYLIDQFLQSRTNHRTDKYGGSVENRYRFLGEVVAAVTEVWRPSQVGVRLSPNGVFNDMGSPDYREQFSYAIKQLAPIGLAYLHVLDGVGFGFHDLGEPMTLAEIRGIFSGVLIGNSGYDQASAETAISRGDADLIAFGRSCLSNPDLVERFTHQWPLAPVPDPNLWYAAGPDPHGYVDFPTYQEATAAR; the protein is encoded by the coding sequence ATGCTCTTGCCGCCGGAAGAACATGCCGCCAACGGTTACCTGATCGATCAGTTTCTGCAATCGCGCACCAACCACCGCACCGACAAGTACGGCGGCTCGGTCGAAAACCGCTATCGCTTCCTCGGAGAAGTGGTCGCGGCGGTGACCGAGGTGTGGCGACCGTCGCAGGTCGGCGTCCGTTTGTCTCCCAACGGCGTCTTCAACGACATGGGTTCGCCCGACTATCGCGAGCAATTCTCCTACGCGATCAAGCAGTTGGCTCCGATCGGTCTGGCCTATCTGCATGTGCTCGATGGCGTCGGGTTTGGTTTCCACGATTTGGGCGAACCGATGACGCTGGCCGAAATTCGCGGAATCTTCTCCGGCGTCCTGATCGGCAACTCGGGCTACGACCAGGCGTCGGCCGAAACCGCGATCAGCCGAGGGGATGCCGACCTGATTGCTTTTGGCCGTTCTTGCCTCAGTAATCCAGACTTGGTGGAGCGTTTTACGCACCAGTGGCCGCTCGCTCCGGTACCCGATCCCAATCTGTGGTACGCGGCAGGTCCCGACCCCCATGGCTACGTCGACTTCCCGACGTACCAAGAGGCGACGGCGGCCCGTTAA
- a CDS encoding leucine-rich repeat domain-containing protein encodes MRYVCWFVAVLSIAGCASSPASLKEAAEPSFREQLKAVLAGDDDTIEVTEVVVSPAELELLSRADNLTKLRLDQTPVDDHMAEILATLPQLQFVNLPKSEITDAGLAELAKLRHLIQLRIGSPYLTDAGFESLTGNESLRFLHVLRTPLTNAALKHIAEIHSLESFYADQTRFTEPGLARLIERRPRLHVHFDDAHLPGQEH; translated from the coding sequence ATGCGTTACGTTTGTTGGTTCGTTGCGGTTCTCTCGATCGCAGGCTGCGCGTCATCGCCCGCGTCATTGAAGGAAGCGGCGGAACCGTCGTTTCGCGAACAACTGAAGGCGGTTCTTGCCGGCGACGACGATACGATCGAAGTGACGGAAGTCGTCGTCTCGCCCGCCGAACTGGAGTTGCTCTCGCGGGCCGACAACTTGACGAAGCTGCGGCTTGACCAGACGCCGGTCGACGACCACATGGCGGAGATTCTCGCTACGCTGCCGCAGTTGCAGTTCGTCAACTTGCCCAAGTCGGAAATCACCGACGCTGGTCTGGCCGAGTTGGCGAAGCTGCGCCATCTGATCCAATTGCGAATCGGCAGCCCTTACTTAACGGACGCGGGATTTGAGTCGCTGACAGGTAATGAATCGCTCCGATTTTTGCACGTGCTTCGAACCCCGCTGACCAACGCAGCGCTAAAGCACATCGCAGAAATCCATTCCTTAGAGTCCTTTTACGCCGACCAAACGCGCTTCACCGAGCCAGGACTCGCCCGGTTAATCGAGCGCCGTCCACGATTGCACGTCCATTTCGACGACGCGCATCTGCCGGGGCAAGAGCATTAA
- a CDS encoding TraR/DksA family transcriptional regulator — MSTERLEISCPDCHWHRVCNHLAMVQLLMKLGMFRREEEPDPGLVVELFRRSAVKMSCGDCSRVGLKVDVPREDEEEWDQRRVCKMCRQPIPLERLEVFPDTDTCVRCREKLESPEDHATPDFCPKCGEIMSLSTGRGGGMTRYRMRCPRCG, encoded by the coding sequence ATGTCTACAGAACGCCTCGAAATTTCTTGCCCAGACTGCCACTGGCATCGCGTCTGCAACCATCTGGCGATGGTTCAGCTGCTGATGAAACTTGGCATGTTTCGTCGCGAAGAAGAGCCCGACCCCGGCTTGGTGGTCGAACTTTTCCGTCGTAGCGCCGTAAAGATGTCGTGCGGCGATTGCAGCCGGGTTGGTTTGAAGGTCGACGTCCCGCGCGAAGACGAAGAAGAATGGGACCAGCGCCGCGTCTGCAAGATGTGTCGCCAGCCCATTCCGCTGGAGCGACTGGAGGTCTTTCCCGATACCGACACTTGCGTCCGCTGTCGCGAAAAGCTCGAAAGCCCCGAAGACCACGCGACGCCTGACTTTTGCCCCAAGTGCGGCGAGATCATGTCGCTGTCGACCGGGCGGGGAGGCGGCATGACGCGTTATCGAATGCGGTGTCCCCGATGCGGATAG
- a CDS encoding esterase/lipase family protein, whose protein sequence is MIDSATPTRNEKVALIHGFASTPLLLKRLERQIAAAGFGTQRYGYFSLIGDIEAFAQRFAKTLEKIDHEANVERLHIVAHSLGGLVARRALQIYRPEHLGRVVFLASPHRGLYAGRFWGGLLNLFRCRAVAQMSDVPGSYVNQLAAPDFEFAAIAATYDHLVPEQSARLEGCSDYRIYPTMHTALLLRQDVAHDICNYLEHGRFLDASLTKEAS, encoded by the coding sequence ATGATCGACTCGGCGACGCCGACGCGAAACGAAAAAGTGGCGCTGATCCACGGATTTGCGTCGACTCCGTTATTGCTGAAACGGCTAGAGCGTCAAATTGCCGCCGCCGGTTTCGGCACGCAGCGATATGGATATTTCAGCCTGATCGGCGACATCGAAGCGTTTGCGCAGCGATTTGCAAAGACGCTGGAAAAAATCGATCACGAAGCGAACGTCGAGCGGTTGCACATCGTCGCCCATAGCCTGGGCGGATTGGTAGCGCGACGGGCGCTGCAGATTTATCGCCCCGAACATCTTGGGCGGGTTGTGTTTCTCGCTAGTCCCCATCGCGGTTTGTACGCCGGAAGATTTTGGGGCGGACTGTTGAATCTGTTCCGTTGCCGCGCGGTCGCGCAAATGTCGGACGTGCCCGGCAGCTATGTGAACCAGTTAGCGGCGCCCGATTTTGAATTTGCGGCGATCGCCGCGACCTACGATCATTTGGTGCCGGAGCAATCGGCCCGCCTGGAAGGATGCTCCGACTATCGGATCTATCCCACGATGCATACCGCCCTGCTCTTGCGGCAAGATGTCGCACACGATATTTGCAATTATCTAGAGCATGGGCGATTTCTCGACGCTTCCCTTACGAAAGAGGCCTCATGA
- a CDS encoding glycine-rich domain-containing protein, with protein sequence MNESQRELWRRIETFSIDEGHEQLTFARRLARENGWSHAFAQRVIDEYKRFLFLAKAAGHPVTPSEEVDQAWHLHLVYTRSYWERLCAEVLQCPLHHGPTKGGAAEAEKFEDWYERTKQSYAELFGEAPPEDIWPPSAIRFDPATRMQMVDVSANWVIPKFTSRFPTLVGGCVPVLLGATWYTGLLGESDLMLFIRGGAVILVLIFVFVLLVKLFGSKKGRNGGSGCSSSSGCGGGWFFGGGGGCSSDSGCSSDSGCSSSGCGSSCGGGCGGGCGGD encoded by the coding sequence ATGAACGAAAGCCAACGTGAGCTATGGCGCAGGATCGAGACGTTTTCGATTGACGAAGGACACGAACAACTGACGTTCGCGCGGCGACTGGCCCGCGAGAATGGTTGGTCGCACGCATTCGCACAGCGCGTGATCGACGAGTACAAACGCTTTCTGTTTCTCGCTAAAGCGGCCGGGCATCCGGTGACGCCGTCGGAAGAAGTCGACCAGGCGTGGCACTTGCACCTGGTTTACACGCGGTCGTATTGGGAGCGACTGTGCGCTGAGGTTTTGCAGTGCCCGCTGCATCACGGACCGACCAAAGGCGGCGCAGCCGAAGCGGAGAAGTTTGAAGATTGGTACGAGCGAACCAAGCAGAGCTATGCCGAACTGTTTGGCGAAGCGCCGCCGGAGGATATCTGGCCGCCGTCGGCGATTCGGTTTGATCCGGCGACCCGGATGCAGATGGTCGACGTCAGCGCGAACTGGGTGATCCCGAAGTTCACTTCGCGCTTTCCCACTTTGGTCGGCGGATGCGTGCCGGTCTTGCTGGGCGCGACGTGGTACACGGGGCTGCTAGGGGAAAGCGACTTAATGCTATTCATCCGCGGCGGCGCGGTGATCCTGGTGCTGATCTTCGTCTTTGTCTTGCTGGTCAAGTTGTTTGGCTCTAAAAAGGGGCGAAACGGCGGGAGCGGCTGCTCGTCCAGTTCGGGATGCGGCGGAGGTTGGTTCTTCGGGGGAGGCGGCGGCTGCAGTAGCGACAGCGGATGTAGCAGCGACAGTGGCTGCAGCAGCTCTGGCTGTGGGAGCAGTTGCGGAGGCGGCTGCGGTGGTGGCTGCGGCGGGGACTAA
- a CDS encoding 3-keto-disaccharide hydrolase gives MKRILPLLVLTLLGAVANVATLHAEEEGFTSLFNGKDLEGWIGAVNGYFVEDGAIVCDPKKGGNLYYGKEFDNFDLKFEFKLEPGANNGLAIRSPVEGNPAYNGMELQILDTEHEHYNNIKPYQAHGSVYGVVPAKRGFLKPTGEWNKQEVIADGHHIKVILNGETIVDADIKEASKDGTVDGNEHPGLLNEKGHIGFLGHGTKVEFRNIRIKALDK, from the coding sequence ATGAAACGTATCTTGCCGCTGCTCGTTCTTACCCTGCTCGGCGCCGTCGCCAACGTTGCGACGCTGCATGCCGAAGAAGAAGGCTTCACCTCGCTGTTCAACGGCAAAGATCTGGAAGGCTGGATTGGCGCGGTCAACGGCTACTTCGTGGAAGACGGCGCGATCGTTTGCGATCCCAAGAAGGGTGGCAATCTGTATTACGGCAAAGAGTTCGACAACTTTGATCTGAAGTTCGAGTTCAAGCTCGAGCCGGGCGCCAACAACGGCCTGGCGATTCGTTCGCCGGTCGAAGGGAACCCGGCCTACAACGGGATGGAACTGCAGATCCTCGACACCGAGCACGAGCACTACAACAACATCAAGCCGTATCAAGCTCACGGTTCGGTCTATGGCGTCGTTCCGGCCAAGCGCGGTTTCCTGAAACCGACCGGCGAGTGGAACAAGCAGGAAGTGATCGCCGACGGTCATCACATTAAAGTGATCCTCAATGGCGAGACGATCGTCGACGCCGATATTAAGGAAGCCTCGAAGGATGGCACGGTTGACGGCAACGAGCATCCCGGCCTGCTTAATGAGAAGGGGCACATCGGCTTCTTGGGGCACGGTACCAAGGTCGAATTCCGCAACATCCGGATCAAGGCGCTCGATAAGTAG
- a CDS encoding tetratricopeptide repeat protein, with the protein MMRNTRLLLALALMATSFVMTRPVCADGPTDLYAVAASQYARKDWEAAIIAFDRFIDDYPNHSLTGPIYFYRGEALVQLEDFASARESYEQFLQQVQTHASRPQAEFRIAECYYLTGDLKLAKSDFETFVAARQDHHLYSHALPYLGEIALTNKKYDEAETRFHAALETAPSPLMAAEAELGLARALRESGQLTAARKAYRNVLKQEAIETGDAQFELGVVEYRLGNHRVAVDLLSEVANAAGPNIAVAKLWIAKAYYEVRDWPQAEQRLQELSQDESLQAYRDEIDYLTARIRLEQGGTSEGLALLEQLLANYPASAWCDESLFYLTEAAIVTGDIDKASAAAERLILEYPTREATPKAVRLVAGKRLEKEEYVAALQLLEAIGSGDVAPEMNKTAAAWQFDLPYLRGIAHLGAGNTARAAELLTAAIDATKDVEKQAPAYYALGLAADRTGQDAEAAQNFAKYLEIAPHGDEASASRLLLSAALARNGQFDDAQATYALVERAQCEPRLFLLTTRRLAEAALKAGDKQWAGQLFGLLADEANPEEFVKAGVAGLSWVQLDAADDATSIAAIQQLIEKDPTSALIPSVLTGRAKVLLERNQAAEALTIYQQIYRDYPESDLAPGAMLTAAQILNDRQEFGRSAELYRTLIQAPSEEMQLDDLHYRLGWALVDQGRLEAAADQWRMICENYPDSQLWSDAAYRRAESLLTAGDPHAATDLLTQIVAKGDSQVAPHATYLLGQIAAGQADWEAVAQHMAKLQSPEYGEQLQMMAGFWHAEALFHQQKFGEAAKLFDSVETLSRGRELPWNSTIALRRAQLAAHLGQWDESLRLAELASVSFPDFQQRFELDYLRGRCLARQARFGEARDAYQLVIDSRVGGATETAAMAQWMIGETYFHQKNYQAAIQAYSRVAALYNFPRWKAGSLLQIGKCYEISRQWEKAQKYYDEVAAGYPETFFAGEAQQRLSVIKQRRETAGVKTTERR; encoded by the coding sequence ATGATGCGAAACACACGGTTACTACTGGCGCTGGCTCTTATGGCGACTTCGTTCGTCATGACTCGGCCGGTTTGCGCCGACGGCCCTACCGACTTGTACGCCGTCGCGGCGAGCCAATATGCCCGCAAAGATTGGGAAGCGGCGATCATCGCCTTCGATCGCTTCATCGACGACTATCCCAATCATTCGCTGACCGGGCCCATCTACTTCTATCGCGGTGAAGCGCTCGTCCAGCTCGAAGACTTCGCCAGCGCACGCGAATCGTACGAACAATTCCTGCAGCAGGTGCAAACCCACGCCAGCCGACCGCAGGCCGAGTTCCGCATCGCCGAATGCTACTACCTGACCGGCGACCTGAAGCTGGCGAAATCCGACTTCGAGACCTTCGTCGCCGCCCGGCAGGATCATCATCTGTATTCCCACGCCCTCCCCTATCTGGGCGAGATCGCGCTGACAAATAAGAAATACGACGAAGCCGAAACCCGTTTTCACGCCGCCCTGGAGACCGCTCCTTCGCCATTGATGGCGGCAGAAGCCGAACTTGGCCTGGCTCGCGCCCTGCGTGAAAGTGGCCAACTGACCGCAGCTCGCAAAGCGTATCGAAATGTCCTGAAACAAGAGGCAATCGAAACTGGCGACGCCCAGTTTGAGCTTGGCGTGGTGGAATATCGCCTGGGCAATCACCGCGTGGCGGTCGACCTGCTCAGCGAAGTCGCCAATGCCGCCGGTCCCAACATCGCGGTCGCCAAACTCTGGATCGCCAAAGCGTACTACGAAGTCCGCGATTGGCCGCAAGCCGAACAGCGCCTGCAAGAGCTGTCGCAGGATGAGTCGCTGCAAGCGTATCGCGATGAGATCGACTACCTGACGGCCCGGATCCGCCTGGAACAAGGGGGAACGAGCGAAGGCCTGGCTTTGTTAGAGCAATTGCTGGCCAACTATCCGGCGTCCGCCTGGTGTGACGAATCGCTCTTCTACCTGACCGAAGCGGCGATCGTGACCGGCGACATCGACAAGGCGTCGGCCGCGGCCGAGAGGTTGATCCTGGAGTATCCGACGCGCGAAGCGACCCCCAAAGCGGTTCGTCTGGTCGCGGGCAAACGGCTCGAAAAAGAAGAATACGTCGCGGCGCTGCAGTTGCTCGAAGCGATTGGCAGCGGCGACGTAGCTCCCGAAATGAACAAGACGGCCGCCGCCTGGCAATTTGATTTGCCTTACTTGCGCGGGATCGCCCATCTGGGCGCCGGCAACACGGCCCGAGCCGCCGAGCTGTTGACCGCCGCCATTGACGCGACCAAAGATGTCGAGAAACAAGCGCCCGCGTATTACGCGTTGGGGTTGGCCGCGGATCGAACGGGTCAGGACGCCGAAGCGGCGCAAAACTTTGCGAAGTACTTGGAAATCGCGCCCCACGGCGACGAAGCTTCCGCGTCTCGCTTGCTGTTGTCGGCCGCTTTGGCTCGCAATGGTCAGTTCGACGACGCCCAAGCGACGTACGCATTGGTCGAGCGGGCCCAGTGCGAACCGCGACTCTTTTTGCTGACGACCCGCCGTCTGGCCGAAGCCGCCCTGAAAGCAGGCGACAAGCAATGGGCCGGCCAGCTATTTGGGCTGTTGGCCGATGAAGCCAATCCCGAAGAATTCGTCAAAGCAGGCGTCGCCGGACTCAGCTGGGTTCAGCTTGACGCCGCCGACGACGCGACGTCGATCGCCGCCATTCAGCAGCTAATCGAAAAAGATCCGACCAGCGCGTTGATTCCGTCGGTGTTGACCGGTCGCGCCAAGGTGCTGCTCGAGCGGAATCAAGCGGCCGAGGCGCTTACCATCTATCAACAGATCTATCGCGACTATCCCGAATCGGATTTGGCGCCAGGCGCGATGTTGACCGCCGCCCAGATCTTGAACGATCGTCAAGAGTTTGGCCGCTCCGCCGAACTCTATCGCACGCTGATTCAGGCGCCCAGCGAAGAGATGCAGTTGGACGACCTCCATTACCGTCTCGGCTGGGCTTTGGTCGATCAGGGTCGGCTGGAAGCGGCCGCCGATCAGTGGCGAATGATTTGCGAAAACTATCCTGACAGCCAACTATGGAGCGACGCGGCCTATCGTCGCGCCGAGAGCCTGCTGACGGCCGGCGATCCCCACGCCGCGACCGATTTGCTGACGCAGATCGTCGCGAAGGGAGACTCGCAAGTCGCGCCGCACGCCACTTACCTGCTGGGTCAAATCGCCGCCGGCCAAGCCGATTGGGAAGCGGTCGCCCAGCACATGGCCAAATTGCAATCGCCCGAGTATGGCGAACAGTTGCAGATGATGGCTGGCTTCTGGCATGCCGAGGCCCTGTTTCATCAGCAAAAGTTCGGCGAGGCGGCGAAGTTGTTCGACAGCGTTGAGACCCTCTCACGCGGTCGGGAGCTTCCCTGGAACAGCACGATCGCCCTGCGTCGCGCTCAATTGGCCGCCCACTTGGGCCAATGGGACGAGTCGCTGCGATTGGCCGAACTGGCGAGCGTCAGCTTCCCCGATTTTCAACAACGCTTTGAACTCGACTATCTCCGCGGCCGCTGCCTGGCTCGTCAGGCCCGGTTCGGTGAAGCCCGCGACGCCTATCAGTTGGTGATCGACTCTCGCGTTGGCGGAGCGACCGAAACCGCGGCGATGGCGCAGTGGATGATTGGCGAGACCTACTTCCACCAGAAGAACTATCAGGCCGCGATTCAGGCCTACTCACGCGTGGCGGCCCTGTACAACTTCCCTCGCTGGAAGGCAGGCTCGCTATTGCAGATCGGTAAATGCTACGAGATTTCCCGCCAATGGGAGAAGGCGCAGAAATATTACGACGAAGTAGCGGCCGGTTATCCCGAAACGTTTTTTGCCGGCGAAGCTCAGCAGCGACTCAGCGTCATCAAGCAGCGACGTGAGACCGCCGGCGTGAAGACGACAGAGCGACGTTAA
- a CDS encoding MotA/TolQ/ExbB proton channel family protein has translation MEVSQLRTAGANLRRWAMIAAFGGMMIAAPALAQEGADALASATESPIPTKNMLQAIQGGGLLMYPIVLCSFLLLVFVFERAISLRAGRVIPRPFVKRFLEQLREGQIDQDEALALCEENKSPVAEVFSAAVKKWGRSTVEVEQAIIDSGERVTNGLRRYLRLFNGISTISPLLGLLGTVLGMIKAFNAIATSDAMGRPELLAAGISQALLTTAAGLTVALPALIAYLFFVGRVDRLVMEIDSLGQDVVNAIASDGWKERRGGAKKSSRRAA, from the coding sequence ATGGAAGTCAGTCAGCTACGAACCGCCGGAGCAAACCTTCGCCGCTGGGCGATGATCGCGGCGTTTGGGGGCATGATGATCGCGGCGCCAGCGCTGGCGCAGGAAGGCGCCGACGCGCTCGCTTCGGCGACCGAATCGCCGATTCCGACCAAAAACATGCTGCAGGCCATTCAAGGCGGCGGCTTGCTGATGTATCCGATCGTGTTGTGCTCGTTTCTGCTACTGGTCTTCGTCTTTGAACGAGCGATCAGCCTGCGTGCCGGCCGAGTCATTCCTCGTCCGTTCGTAAAGCGGTTCCTCGAACAACTGCGCGAAGGGCAGATCGACCAGGACGAAGCGCTCGCCCTGTGCGAAGAAAACAAAAGCCCGGTCGCCGAAGTATTCTCGGCTGCGGTCAAAAAATGGGGCCGCTCTACGGTCGAAGTCGAACAGGCGATCATCGACAGCGGCGAACGCGTCACCAACGGCCTGCGTCGTTACCTGCGGCTGTTTAACGGCATCTCGACGATCAGCCCACTGTTGGGGTTGCTTGGTACGGTGCTCGGCATGATCAAGGCGTTCAACGCGATCGCCACCTCCGACGCGATGGGCCGTCCCGAACTATTGGCCGCCGGCATTAGCCAGGCGCTGCTGACGACCGCAGCCGGTTTGACGGTGGCGCTGCCGGCCCTGATTGCGTATCTCTTCTTCGTCGGTCGGGTTGATCGGCTGGTGATGGAGATCGACTCGCTGGGTCAGGACGTCGTCAACGCGATTGCGTCGGACGGTTGGAAAGAACGCCGCGGCGGCGCCAAGAAGTCGTCGCGCCGCGCCGCGTAA
- a CDS encoding ExbD/TolR family protein — translation MPLKTHIDETPTLNLTPMIDIVFLLIIFFMVGTKFTELERKIGLEVPAVNDVGALTAAPERKVVNIYRDGRIMLDRQELDMEQLQATLAAARGEYEDLGVLVRGDAEIPFQNVASVLNACRSAGINEMGISVRLAQRETNTR, via the coding sequence GTGCCTCTCAAAACGCATATCGACGAGACGCCGACGCTCAACTTGACGCCGATGATCGACATCGTCTTCTTGTTGATCATCTTCTTCATGGTCGGTACCAAATTTACCGAGCTTGAACGGAAGATCGGCCTCGAGGTCCCCGCCGTCAACGACGTCGGCGCGCTGACCGCCGCGCCAGAGCGGAAGGTGGTCAACATTTATCGCGACGGGCGAATCATGCTCGATCGGCAGGAACTGGATATGGAACAGCTGCAAGCGACCCTCGCGGCCGCGCGCGGCGAATACGAGGATCTAGGCGTGCTGGTGCGCGGCGACGCCGAGATTCCGTTCCAGAACGTCGCCTCGGTCTTGAACGCCTGCCGCAGCGCCGGCATCAACGAGATGGGCATCTCCGTTCGTTTGGCCCAACGAGAAACGAATACGAGATAA
- a CDS encoding prenyltransferase/squalene oxidase repeat-containing protein yields the protein MGALLADANSTWLSSHVIWNIMWVGLAVLTISLLVLMQTRWGQAKPLSKCVVLSIFAHVLLIAYAHMTQLFAPGPARTPAPISFKLANVAFEEQSDRQTQQKRQAKPWDVTNVAQLPSPKAAPLARPEDQWPIAADAPPEWPLEDAPLSEAIAPPVEMAEATELVENHTAPVEPSIAPRGSMIAAAEIAAVAAAPVAAEAAAEVADALGNTPMAPTLARRDSTGPPVPEATEPQIEPSQDDRHMNDQIHQLAEMAATAAPADAIQSEIDQLRAADNRIDGPTTTSPESANGTPAQLASARAAGDQKKLAQLDTLGVPAPATNRRTLAASPLPLAMQARVADNQADIIQAQGGDPRIEASVDAALVWMAANQEDDGRWDAGRHSSGSEQQVLGHDRYGAGADADTGVTGLAVLAFMARGHTHLEGKHRTNVQHGLEFLISQQHETGSLAGESRLFAQMYCHGIAMLALSEAYAMTRDDRIRPALEAALNYSFQSQHQTSGGWRYQPGDLGDTSQFGWQVLALHSAQLAGIETPERTRELMTRFLRSVSSGDHNGLASYRPGERTSSVMTAEALVCRVFLDAENGQQTVDEAANYVSRFEPAPGKPNLYFWYYGTIGLHQLQGDRWRSWSASLQRQLLTSQENGGMNAGSWSPDTVWGCYGGRVYTTAMATLSLEVYFRYLPIYYDLQNRPAPVAQAPLQIPAGGVRISSKPENLAPR from the coding sequence ATGGGCGCCTTGCTGGCCGACGCAAACTCGACCTGGCTCTCTTCCCACGTGATTTGGAACATCATGTGGGTCGGGCTTGCCGTGTTGACGATCTCGCTGCTCGTCCTGATGCAAACCCGCTGGGGGCAGGCCAAACCGCTGTCGAAGTGCGTCGTCCTCTCGATCTTCGCCCACGTGCTGCTGATCGCCTACGCACACATGACGCAGTTGTTTGCTCCGGGACCAGCCCGCACGCCGGCGCCGATCAGCTTCAAGCTCGCTAACGTCGCGTTTGAAGAACAGTCCGACCGCCAGACGCAACAAAAGCGACAAGCCAAGCCGTGGGACGTCACCAACGTCGCCCAGTTGCCGTCGCCAAAGGCGGCGCCGCTCGCCCGGCCCGAAGATCAGTGGCCGATCGCCGCCGATGCTCCGCCAGAGTGGCCGCTCGAAGACGCGCCGCTAAGCGAAGCGATCGCCCCGCCGGTCGAAATGGCCGAGGCGACCGAACTGGTCGAAAATCACACCGCCCCGGTCGAACCGTCGATCGCGCCGCGCGGATCGATGATCGCCGCCGCCGAGATCGCGGCAGTCGCGGCCGCGCCGGTTGCCGCCGAGGCCGCCGCCGAAGTTGCCGACGCGCTTGGCAACACCCCCATGGCGCCCACGTTGGCTCGCCGCGATTCGACCGGCCCGCCCGTTCCCGAAGCGACCGAGCCACAGATTGAGCCGAGCCAGGACGATCGGCACATGAACGATCAGATCCATCAATTGGCCGAGATGGCGGCCACCGCCGCGCCGGCCGATGCGATTCAGAGCGAAATCGATCAGCTTCGGGCGGCCGATAACCGCATCGACGGACCGACCACGACTTCGCCTGAGAGCGCCAACGGAACGCCGGCGCAGCTCGCCTCGGCGCGCGCCGCCGGCGATCAGAAGAAGCTCGCCCAGCTCGATACGCTCGGCGTACCGGCCCCGGCCACCAATCGCCGCACGCTTGCCGCGTCTCCTCTTCCCTTGGCGATGCAGGCCCGCGTCGCTGACAACCAGGCCGACATCATTCAGGCCCAAGGGGGCGACCCGCGAATCGAAGCTTCGGTCGACGCCGCGCTCGTTTGGATGGCCGCCAATCAGGAAGATGACGGTCGTTGGGACGCCGGCCGCCACTCTTCCGGCAGCGAGCAGCAAGTGCTTGGTCATGATCGTTACGGCGCCGGCGCTGATGCCGATACCGGCGTGACCGGCCTGGCGGTGCTCGCCTTCATGGCGCGTGGTCATACACACCTGGAAGGCAAACATCGCACAAATGTCCAACATGGGCTGGAGTTCCTCATCTCGCAGCAGCATGAGACCGGCTCGCTGGCTGGCGAATCGCGGCTGTTCGCCCAGATGTACTGCCACGGGATTGCGATGCTCGCGCTCAGCGAAGCGTACGCGATGACCCGCGATGATCGCATTCGCCCCGCCTTGGAAGCGGCCCTGAACTACTCGTTCCAGTCGCAGCATCAAACCTCCGGCGGTTGGCGGTATCAACCCGGCGACCTGGGCGACACCAGCCAGTTTGGTTGGCAGGTGTTGGCGCTGCACAGTGCGCAATTGGCCGGCATCGAAACGCCCGAGCGGACCCGCGAACTGATGACCCGCTTTTTGCGGAGCGTCTCGTCGGGCGATCACAACGGGCTGGCCAGCTACCGACCCGGCGAACGGACCAGTTCGGTCATGACCGCCGAGGCCCTGGTCTGCCGCGTCTTCTTGGACGCCGAAAATGGCCAGCAGACGGTTGACGAGGCCGCCAACTATGTTTCCCGTTTCGAGCCGGCGCCCGGCAAGCCGAACCTCTACTTCTGGTACTACGGCACGATTGGCCTGCACCAACTGCAGGGGGATCGCTGGCGATCATGGAGCGCCTCGTTGCAGCGGCAACTGCTGACCAGCCAAGAGAATGGCGGGATGAACGCCGGTAGCTGGAGCCCTGACACCGTTTGGGGCTGCTACGGGGGGCGGGTTTACACCACCGCCATGGCCACATTGTCGCTGGAAGTCTATTTTCGCTATCTTCCGATCTACTATGACCTGCAGAACCGCCCTGCCCCGGTCGCCCAGGCCCCGCTACAGATTCCAGCTGGTGGCGTGCGGATCTCGTCAAAACCGGAAAATCTGGCGCCACGGTAG
- a CDS encoding twin-arginine translocase TatA/TatE family subunit produces the protein MGLGVNELLIVLGIVILLFGSTKIPQLMRSMGQGISEFKTGMKDKPVEDTDEEEEAKKA, from the coding sequence ATGGGTTTAGGCGTTAACGAACTGTTGATCGTGTTGGGCATCGTTATCTTGCTGTTCGGCTCTACCAAGATCCCGCAGCTAATGCGTAGCATGGGACAAGGCATTAGCGAGTTTAAAACGGGAATGAAAGATAAGCCCGTTGAAGACACGGACGAAGAAGAAGAAGCAAAAAAGGCCTAG